The following proteins are encoded in a genomic region of Bradyrhizobium sp. SK17:
- a CDS encoding ArdC family protein translates to MPSRQGRSAEQPRATLYEEVTARIICELEHGIVPWVQPWGNAKAQSGVGLPCNAATRRSYSGINILILWGRLFDAGYPSQQWLTFRQAISLGGTVRRGEHGVVICYADKFVPRERRTPSPDDPPSPPSEDGGPQTVAFLRRYTVFNVAQCDGLPDHCHAAPSPLPEREIVPEAEALVRVTLADIRHGGAEAYYECDQDCIQLPPQPAFFDQINYYRTLFHELGHWTGHDSRLRRDQTGRFGSRPYASEELVAEMTAAFVCATLSILPTVRHADYIGNWIDVLRADNRAIFRAASRASRAADFLLAFREAARAGSLASLDSPETHHG, encoded by the coding sequence ATGCCAAGCAGACAAGGCAGGAGTGCGGAGCAGCCGCGCGCAACGCTTTATGAAGAAGTCACGGCCCGGATCATCTGCGAGCTCGAGCACGGCATCGTGCCGTGGGTGCAGCCGTGGGGCAACGCCAAGGCACAATCTGGTGTCGGGCTGCCATGCAATGCGGCCACGCGCCGGTCCTATTCCGGGATCAATATCCTGATCCTGTGGGGCAGGCTGTTCGATGCGGGTTATCCGTCGCAGCAATGGCTTACCTTCCGGCAGGCCATCAGCCTCGGCGGGACGGTCCGAAGAGGCGAGCATGGCGTCGTCATTTGCTACGCTGACAAATTCGTCCCGAGGGAGCGGCGGACGCCATCGCCGGATGACCCGCCATCGCCGCCCAGCGAAGACGGCGGACCCCAGACGGTCGCTTTCCTGCGGCGCTATACCGTGTTCAACGTCGCACAGTGCGATGGCCTGCCTGACCATTGTCATGCCGCGCCCTCGCCCTTGCCGGAACGCGAGATCGTGCCGGAGGCCGAGGCGCTTGTCCGCGTGACGCTTGCCGACATCCGCCACGGCGGGGCCGAGGCCTATTATGAATGCGACCAGGATTGTATTCAGCTGCCGCCGCAGCCGGCGTTCTTCGACCAGATCAACTATTACCGCACCCTGTTCCACGAGCTCGGGCACTGGACGGGACATGACAGCCGGCTGCGCCGTGATCAGACCGGTAGGTTCGGCTCCAGGCCCTACGCGAGCGAGGAACTGGTTGCCGAGATGACGGCGGCGTTCGTCTGCGCGACGCTTTCGATCCTCCCGACGGTTCGGCACGCCGACTATATCGGCAACTGGATCGACGTCCTGCGCGCGGACAACCGCGCGATCTTCCGTGCCGCAAGCAGGGCCTCACGGGCCGCTGATTTCCTGCTGGCGTTTCGTGAGGCAGCTCGCGCCGGCTCACTTGCGTCCCTCGATTCGCCGGAGACGCACCACGGCTGA
- a CDS encoding isochorismatase family protein: MMLANPRRSRVILINPGRAELGSVPDPVARRWRESLGLVPAIGEIFGVEIHAVGDPHSRWLTDRIADAMSFLAVDPIALWRQDWWAAEAEAAAIELVFLGGAWLDEDVLTAALTAAGQGYDVRLMADLAVARNEEDRQLVITRLALHGIETTTLRQTMLEWASNLDGPAMIQRVQELLS; encoded by the coding sequence ATGATGCTGGCGAACCCACGTCGCAGCCGCGTCATTCTGATCAATCCCGGGCGGGCCGAGCTTGGCTCGGTGCCAGATCCCGTTGCGAGGAGATGGCGGGAAAGCCTCGGGTTGGTTCCGGCAATCGGCGAGATCTTCGGTGTCGAAATCCATGCCGTCGGCGATCCGCATTCCCGGTGGCTGACGGACAGGATCGCCGACGCGATGTCCTTCCTCGCGGTTGATCCGATCGCCTTGTGGCGCCAGGACTGGTGGGCGGCGGAAGCCGAAGCGGCGGCGATCGAGCTCGTGTTTCTGGGCGGGGCCTGGCTCGACGAGGACGTCCTGACCGCCGCTCTCACAGCAGCGGGGCAGGGGTATGACGTTCGGCTGATGGCGGACCTCGCGGTTGCGCGGAACGAGGAGGATCGTCAGCTGGTGATCACTCGCCTTGCCCTGCATGGGATCGAGACCACGACGCTCCGGCAAACGATGCTGGAATGGGCTTCGAATCTCGACGGTCCCGCCATGATCCAAAGGGTTCAAGAGCTGCTGTCCTGA
- a CDS encoding DUF2285 domain-containing protein: MPHHGRERRDSGEWTFEEARFDAADWAWEFLRRNANYAADWRRSVPRQLPCLTLTDGTRLLRLPRRFPHAEKWGLLAFADPALAARQEPVFWHACALRRVVRLRALPPHQSDREGVQALADFKVERHAVIGADGVPLVLMKGSGVHVAVELHDLSVLTRRFRPVFELERLSELAAQTELLKRLQRFMASGSSPSATASLGGDERLRQALLALDESLSGKTYRQIATTIFGAKMVADEWQGPSQFLKDRTRRLVAKGIELMNGGYRDLLG; this comes from the coding sequence ATGCCGCATCACGGACGGGAACGGCGCGACAGCGGCGAATGGACTTTTGAGGAGGCCCGCTTCGACGCGGCCGATTGGGCTTGGGAGTTTCTTCGGCGCAACGCCAACTATGCGGCCGACTGGCGACGCTCTGTCCCACGGCAACTTCCGTGCCTGACACTGACCGACGGCACACGCCTGTTGCGGCTGCCGCGGCGGTTCCCGCACGCCGAAAAATGGGGCCTGCTGGCTTTCGCGGACCCTGCGCTTGCCGCGCGCCAGGAGCCGGTGTTCTGGCATGCGTGCGCGTTGAGAAGAGTGGTGCGGTTGAGAGCATTACCGCCGCACCAAAGCGACAGGGAGGGCGTGCAGGCGCTGGCGGACTTCAAGGTCGAGCGTCACGCGGTGATCGGTGCGGACGGCGTGCCGCTTGTGTTGATGAAGGGCAGCGGTGTGCATGTTGCGGTCGAACTCCATGATCTTTCGGTTCTGACCCGTCGGTTCCGGCCGGTGTTCGAACTCGAACGGCTATCGGAGCTCGCGGCGCAGACCGAACTGCTGAAGCGCCTGCAGCGGTTCATGGCAAGCGGGAGCAGCCCGTCCGCAACCGCCTCGCTCGGCGGCGACGAGCGGCTCCGCCAGGCGCTGCTCGCGCTCGACGAAAGCCTGAGCGGCAAGACCTATCGGCAGATCGCGACCACGATTTTTGGTGCGAAGATGGTCGCCGACGAATGGCAGGGACCGAGCCAGTTCCTGAAGGACCGGACACGCCGGCTGGTCGCCAAGGGCATCGAGCTGATGAACGGTGGATATCGCGATCTTCTGGGCTGA
- a CDS encoding amidase, producing the protein MTDAVLARINRLNPGLNAFVTLIEDDARRQARQAEQAVMRGQELGALHGVPYALKDATLTKGIRTTFGSKLFAQHVPTEDSLVAERLRAAGGVLIGKTNLPEFGAKCTTDNKVFGATRNPWSPALTPGGSSGGAAAAVAAGMIPLAEGSDHAGSIRCPAALCGVVGLKPSNGRIPIYPDNLLWHAVMWCHGPITRTVADAALMLDVMAGPDDRDPRALCDGARGFGAAVAARRPLEGRRIGYLRDIGCVPVDPAVTGVCEEALAAFAELGCRIEFDTTDFGDTVEAYGLINASRRAAYVDPYLPDHADDFDPEVVWRAELSRNQTATDLTKAELVQTSAYLRVQGLFQRYDLLVTPTTPTPAFPIEISYPREIAGVAINTVFEHLGLTSLFNLTGHPAISVPAGWTQDGLPVGLQIVGPWRDDAAVLCAAAAYEEAQPWRDRWPPLPGIQD; encoded by the coding sequence GTGACCGATGCCGTGCTGGCGCGGATCAACCGGCTAAATCCCGGGCTCAATGCATTTGTCACCTTGATCGAGGACGATGCCCGACGGCAAGCCCGCCAGGCGGAGCAGGCGGTCATGCGTGGGCAAGAGCTGGGCGCCCTGCACGGCGTTCCCTATGCGCTGAAGGATGCCACTCTGACAAAAGGCATCCGTACGACGTTTGGATCGAAGCTGTTTGCGCAGCACGTTCCGACCGAGGATTCGCTCGTCGCCGAGCGGCTCCGCGCCGCAGGCGGCGTGCTGATCGGCAAGACCAATCTGCCTGAATTCGGCGCCAAATGTACGACCGACAACAAAGTCTTCGGCGCGACACGCAATCCCTGGTCGCCCGCGCTTACACCGGGCGGATCGAGTGGCGGCGCCGCGGCGGCCGTTGCGGCCGGCATGATCCCGCTGGCCGAGGGAAGCGACCATGCCGGATCGATCCGTTGCCCAGCTGCGCTTTGTGGCGTGGTTGGCCTGAAGCCGTCCAACGGACGCATTCCGATCTACCCGGACAATCTGCTCTGGCACGCGGTCATGTGGTGCCACGGCCCGATCACGCGAACCGTGGCCGACGCGGCGCTGATGCTGGACGTCATGGCCGGCCCCGACGATCGTGATCCGCGTGCGCTTTGCGACGGCGCGCGCGGGTTCGGCGCAGCTGTAGCCGCGAGGCGGCCGCTCGAAGGCCGGCGTATCGGTTACCTGCGCGATATCGGCTGCGTACCGGTCGATCCGGCGGTCACCGGGGTCTGCGAGGAAGCCCTCGCCGCATTCGCCGAGCTGGGCTGCAGGATCGAGTTCGACACCACCGACTTCGGTGACACCGTCGAGGCTTACGGCCTGATCAACGCCAGCCGCCGGGCAGCCTATGTCGATCCATATCTTCCCGATCACGCGGACGATTTCGACCCGGAAGTCGTGTGGCGGGCGGAGCTCTCACGAAACCAGACGGCGACCGACCTCACCAAGGCCGAACTGGTCCAGACATCGGCTTACCTGCGCGTGCAGGGACTGTTTCAGCGCTACGATCTGCTGGTGACGCCGACGACGCCGACGCCGGCATTTCCGATCGAGATCAGCTATCCCCGCGAGATTGCGGGCGTGGCGATCAATACGGTATTTGAGCATCTCGGACTGACGTCGCTTTTCAACCTCACGGGTCACCCGGCGATCTCGGTGCCCGCCGGCTGGACCCAGGACGGACTACCCGTCGGTCTTCAGATCGTCGGCCCCTGGCGTGATGATGCGGCAGTCCTGTGCGCGGCGGCCGCCTATGAGGAGGCGCAGCCGTGGCGGGATCGTTGGCCGCCGCTCCCCGGCATCCAGGACTGA
- a CDS encoding thermonuclease family protein, with the protein MGAMAAARLIRMSKPVRVASFTFVSLVIAAMPADRARAGDVAGQASVIDGDTLEILGTRVRLYGIDAPEHDQLCRDQHGAHYRCGQVAANALAAFIGRQTVACVEVDRDRYGRVVAVCSAGKVDLADWLVRGGFAVDWPRYSKGDYAAAEAEARGAQSGLWSGRFVEPWRYRQCTGGGGRPNVCSGEGANEQR; encoded by the coding sequence ATGGGCGCTATGGCTGCAGCACGGTTGATCCGGATGTCGAAACCTGTGCGGGTTGCAAGCTTTACGTTCGTTTCGCTCGTGATCGCCGCGATGCCGGCCGATCGGGCGCGTGCCGGTGACGTTGCCGGGCAAGCGAGCGTGATCGATGGCGACACCCTCGAAATCCTTGGAACGCGTGTGCGCCTCTACGGGATCGACGCGCCGGAGCACGACCAGCTCTGCAGGGACCAGCACGGCGCCCATTATCGTTGCGGGCAGGTCGCCGCAAACGCGCTGGCAGCCTTCATCGGCAGGCAGACCGTGGCCTGTGTTGAGGTCGATCGCGACCGGTACGGACGCGTGGTCGCGGTCTGCAGCGCCGGCAAGGTCGATCTTGCTGATTGGCTGGTGCGCGGCGGGTTTGCGGTCGACTGGCCGCGCTACAGCAAGGGTGACTATGCTGCGGCCGAAGCCGAGGCGCGAGGCGCGCAAAGCGGCCTATGGAGCGGGCGATTTGTCGAGCCGTGGCGCTACCGTCAGTGTACTGGCGGCGGTGGCCGCCCCAATGTCTGTTCCGGCGAAGGCGCGAACGAGCAGCGATAG
- a CDS encoding site-specific integrase, whose product MPTRSPRAWPIFTASWCLMAARKRKSINRRITVAAPDNAATDLITDKVIFTDAGGRPIQRFDPEQLSGLPADLRGLMVQAFREHGVGQRPTTRRTTWAAILRFARYVVDDETIKTAADVDTAALGRYVLWLKAQSTSRAPRGAHATAFNTFRPLLAWCQRNRPGTLARDLEIPWNPFPGRRMHQQPRRRLPSDQIKAILSACYEEIDEVWARFQHGQDVIRRTELPPKILRGQGLDRWIWRISRIEDGRMPDRAVLEEHGIKSATLVKSWGGYRTITQYFHITTDTLVPFFLAIAIQTAANPDPLRHIRRDCLIPHPLDEHRVIIDWNKAKTNARLQKAQRRSFDRRRRYAAPNLIAMMLALTEPLVADASPMQQDRLFLTRSIYTESTRHSLRSRTEVVEHSVLRRAILRFTKRANHRIDEWNAAHPDSTRSRIAGFAPALFRGTVATEHYRASGGDILVAQSILNHANAATTETYLKSEETTRLQRQTIARLQDLMIAWVRGDKPIGAPLRLGQRRGTASFAHDCLAPVIPGRDGAERLCPHFGGCLACPGLVIPIDPEHLARILAAIDRFEQARNRLDPQRWNLLYAPSWRILTQDILPDFPAAMHEAARALANDMPALPELE is encoded by the coding sequence ATGCCGACACGCTCGCCGAGAGCCTGGCCTATCTTTACGGCGAGTTGGTGCCTCATGGCCGCGCGTAAAAGGAAGTCGATCAATCGGCGCATCACGGTTGCGGCGCCGGACAATGCGGCAACTGACCTCATCACCGATAAGGTCATATTCACCGATGCCGGAGGTCGGCCAATCCAACGGTTCGACCCCGAGCAGCTTTCCGGCCTGCCTGCCGACCTGCGCGGGCTCATGGTCCAGGCTTTCCGAGAGCATGGCGTCGGCCAAAGGCCCACGACCCGCCGAACGACCTGGGCAGCGATCCTCCGCTTTGCCCGCTACGTTGTCGACGATGAGACGATTAAGACGGCGGCTGATGTCGATACCGCCGCGCTCGGCCGCTACGTGCTCTGGCTCAAGGCGCAGTCGACCTCCCGCGCGCCGCGCGGTGCGCATGCCACGGCCTTCAATACATTTCGGCCGCTCCTCGCATGGTGCCAGCGCAATCGACCTGGAACGCTCGCACGCGATCTTGAGATTCCCTGGAATCCCTTTCCCGGCAGGCGAATGCATCAGCAACCGCGCCGGCGGCTGCCGTCCGATCAGATCAAGGCGATCCTCAGCGCCTGCTACGAGGAGATCGACGAGGTCTGGGCCCGGTTTCAACATGGGCAGGATGTCATCCGGCGCACCGAGCTTCCGCCCAAGATACTGCGCGGTCAGGGGCTCGATCGATGGATTTGGCGGATCAGCCGCATCGAGGACGGTCGCATGCCCGACAGGGCTGTTCTCGAAGAACACGGGATCAAGTCCGCCACGCTCGTCAAGTCTTGGGGCGGCTATCGCACCATCACGCAGTATTTTCACATCACTACCGATACGCTCGTTCCGTTCTTTCTGGCGATCGCCATCCAGACCGCCGCCAATCCCGATCCGCTGCGTCATATCCGTCGCGACTGTCTCATCCCGCATCCGCTCGACGAGCATCGCGTGATCATCGACTGGAACAAGGCCAAGACCAATGCGCGTCTCCAGAAGGCGCAGCGCCGCTCGTTCGATCGGCGTCGACGATACGCCGCGCCGAACCTGATCGCGATGATGCTGGCCCTGACTGAACCGCTTGTTGCAGATGCTTCGCCCATGCAGCAGGATCGGCTATTTCTGACGCGCAGCATCTATACCGAGTCCACCCGCCATTCGCTTCGTAGCCGCACGGAGGTGGTCGAGCATTCCGTCCTCAGGCGCGCTATCCTCCGATTCACGAAGCGCGCCAACCATCGCATCGATGAGTGGAACGCGGCACATCCCGACAGCACGCGTTCCCGGATCGCCGGCTTTGCGCCCGCTTTGTTTCGCGGCACTGTCGCAACCGAACACTATCGCGCCTCCGGCGGCGATATTCTCGTGGCCCAATCGATCCTCAATCACGCCAACGCCGCGACGACCGAGACGTATCTCAAGAGCGAGGAGACGACACGCTTACAGCGCCAGACGATCGCTCGCTTGCAAGACCTGATGATCGCATGGGTGCGCGGGGACAAGCCTATAGGCGCGCCGTTGCGGCTTGGCCAACGTCGTGGCACCGCTTCCTTCGCCCATGATTGTCTCGCGCCGGTCATTCCTGGTCGAGATGGCGCCGAGCGCCTGTGCCCGCATTTTGGCGGATGCCTTGCGTGTCCCGGTCTCGTGATCCCGATCGACCCTGAACATCTGGCGCGTATCCTCGCCGCCATCGATCGGTTCGAACAAGCCCGCAACCGGCTCGACCCCCAACGGTGGAATCTCCTCTACGCGCCGTCGTGGCGGATTCTCACCCAGGACATCCTTCCGGATTTCCCGGCTGCGATGCATGAGGCCGCGCGTGCGCTTGCCAACGACATGCCCGCCCTGCCGGAGCTGGAGTAA
- a CDS encoding acyl-homoserine-lactone synthase, whose translation MRVVAVSGHHVARHLELLRQMYSLRYRVFRDRLNWDVSASGKLELDLFDTLGPNYLIAVDGDQVVGCVRLLPTTGPTMLAETFPVLLGDREAPRSEKILESSRFCVDTRSGGARGSSGVGRATFMLFAAMIEYLDAAGADAIVTVTDIRMERILRRAGWPLDRISPPQPIGETMALAGFLHKANGALLAMYERAGVEGPVLSEPASPRDLGTITLSFHDRSHGLS comes from the coding sequence ATGCGTGTTGTCGCCGTCTCAGGTCATCATGTCGCCCGCCATCTTGAGCTGCTTCGCCAAATGTACAGTTTGCGATATCGCGTCTTCAGGGATCGGCTCAATTGGGACGTCTCGGCTTCAGGCAAGCTTGAACTCGATCTCTTCGACACGCTCGGCCCGAACTACCTGATCGCCGTCGACGGGGACCAGGTCGTCGGGTGCGTGAGATTGCTGCCGACGACCGGGCCAACGATGCTCGCAGAGACATTCCCTGTCCTGCTGGGTGATCGCGAGGCGCCGCGAAGCGAGAAGATACTGGAGAGCTCGCGCTTCTGCGTCGACACCCGGAGCGGCGGTGCGCGTGGATCAAGTGGCGTCGGCCGCGCCACTTTCATGCTGTTCGCGGCCATGATCGAATATCTGGACGCCGCAGGCGCCGATGCCATCGTGACCGTAACCGATATTCGCATGGAACGCATTCTGCGCCGCGCCGGGTGGCCGCTCGACCGCATCTCACCGCCGCAACCGATCGGCGAAACCATGGCGCTGGCCGGCTTTCTCCACAAGGCGAATGGAGCGCTGCTCGCCATGTATGAGCGTGCCGGCGTTGAGGGGCCTGTTCTCTCCGAGCCGGCCTCGCCGCGTGATCTGGGGACCATCACGCTCTCGTTCCACGATCGGTCTCATGGGCTGTCATGA
- a CDS encoding helix-turn-helix domain-containing protein has translation MRVDVSDHKSEGPAHRHSEGQLVLALKGGVTCEVANSIWMVPPTCAVWVPGGMTHSIRATANARICFLFVKAGTTQLPTECCTLSITPLIRELIQHLADLAQEFEIDSPAGRLVGVLLEQLVQMPVEKLHLPMPDDKRIRRIAEMLSDDPADRSTFPTWASRVAMNERSLSRLMLKETGLSFGRWRRQLHLLVALRELSAGATVQEVSGALGYESVTAFITMFKKALGKPPARYFADMQQSRA, from the coding sequence ATGCGGGTCGACGTGTCAGATCACAAGAGCGAAGGGCCGGCGCACCGGCACAGCGAGGGACAGCTCGTTCTGGCGCTGAAAGGCGGCGTTACCTGCGAGGTTGCGAACTCCATCTGGATGGTCCCGCCGACCTGTGCGGTGTGGGTACCCGGCGGCATGACGCACAGCATTCGCGCGACCGCCAACGCGAGGATCTGCTTTCTGTTCGTCAAGGCTGGCACTACGCAACTGCCGACCGAGTGCTGCACGCTGTCAATCACGCCGTTGATCCGCGAGCTGATCCAGCATCTGGCCGATCTGGCGCAGGAGTTCGAGATCGACAGCCCGGCCGGCCGTCTGGTCGGCGTGCTGCTCGAGCAGCTCGTACAGATGCCTGTCGAAAAGCTGCATTTGCCGATGCCGGACGACAAGCGGATCCGGCGCATCGCCGAAATGCTCTCCGACGACCCTGCCGACCGAAGCACGTTCCCGACCTGGGCGAGCCGGGTTGCGATGAACGAGCGATCGCTGTCCCGGCTCATGCTCAAGGAGACCGGGCTGAGCTTCGGCCGCTGGCGGCGACAGTTGCACCTGCTCGTCGCACTGCGCGAGCTGTCTGCCGGCGCGACGGTTCAGGAAGTTTCGGGCGCGCTTGGCTATGAATCAGTTACCGCGTTCATCACGATGTTCAAGAAGGCGCTTGGCAAGCCGCCCGCGAGGTATTTCGCTGACATGCAGCAATCACGCGCTTGA
- a CDS encoding tyrosine-type recombinase/integrase: protein MVSIVRAVPGVEGIPAGFPILLDAQMSIVEPAFGYLIELATIPGRSHAMETLRTYSEHLHDWFDSLEQSELDWRLADEGTIAGYRNRMLATPSPHTGRPYARSTVNDRIRTVCRFYTWAHRRGLIEALPFDYVEVSLRSVRRQGMLAHLHHRPATVMANTLTVSEVERLPRPLRVDQLQSLFQHLSSPYDLIAEWALATGMRRKELCGLQLHQVPDVAHVDIDVDPLVGMPLTVTKGDRPRTVYPPLRLIDRTHWYAGEQRAALVKLRRRTRPGYRPSSALFLNSNGDPVSRARFSAAFSTAFQAAGLTGSGHWLRHTFAMTMLVRLQKQAATTPDLNPLKIVQVLLGHASIQSTAIYLRCVELHADTLAESLAYLYGELVPHGRA, encoded by the coding sequence ATGGTTTCGATTGTACGGGCAGTGCCCGGTGTTGAAGGGATTCCGGCAGGCTTCCCCATCTTGCTCGACGCGCAGATGTCGATTGTCGAACCTGCCTTCGGCTACCTGATCGAACTCGCCACCATTCCCGGCCGCTCGCATGCGATGGAGACGCTGAGGACGTATAGCGAGCACCTGCATGACTGGTTCGACAGCCTGGAGCAGAGCGAGCTGGACTGGCGCCTCGCCGATGAGGGAACGATCGCCGGCTACCGGAATCGGATGCTGGCAACGCCGAGCCCTCATACCGGGCGACCTTATGCCCGGTCCACCGTGAACGATCGTATCCGGACGGTCTGCCGCTTTTATACATGGGCGCATCGACGCGGTCTGATCGAAGCATTGCCCTTCGACTACGTTGAGGTGTCGCTCCGCTCAGTGCGTCGTCAGGGCATGCTGGCGCATTTGCATCATCGGCCTGCGACCGTGATGGCGAACACTCTGACGGTTTCGGAGGTTGAACGTCTGCCGCGACCGCTGCGCGTCGATCAACTCCAATCGCTTTTTCAGCATCTTTCGTCGCCCTATGACCTGATCGCCGAATGGGCTTTGGCCACGGGCATGCGCCGCAAGGAACTATGCGGCTTGCAGCTCCATCAGGTGCCGGATGTTGCTCACGTGGACATCGACGTGGACCCACTCGTCGGAATGCCGCTGACCGTGACCAAGGGCGACCGGCCGCGCACCGTCTATCCGCCGCTGCGGCTGATCGACCGAACCCACTGGTATGCAGGAGAACAGCGTGCGGCGCTGGTGAAGCTCCGACGCAGAACCCGCCCCGGTTATCGGCCGTCATCAGCGCTGTTCCTCAACAGCAACGGCGATCCCGTGTCGAGAGCGAGGTTCTCCGCTGCGTTCAGCACGGCCTTTCAGGCGGCAGGGCTGACAGGATCGGGCCATTGGTTGCGCCATACATTTGCGATGACCATGCTCGTGCGCCTGCAGAAGCAGGCGGCGACAACACCAGATCTCAATCCGCTGAAGATTGTGCAGGTCCTGCTCGGACACGCCTCGATTCAGTCAACGGCAATCTATCTGCGCTGCGTCGAACTTCATGCCGACACGCTCGCCGAGAGCCTGGCCTATCTTTACGGCGAGTTGGTGCCTCATGGCCGCGCGTAA
- a CDS encoding LuxR family transcriptional regulator, whose translation MATIESAFEEFADAIHVAEDRRGFERVARRVAERLGFRWFAYLCQAGEVTTVISSYPKSWTRRYVEREYARLDPVMRRAAGAPTLFRWDGASPPGATTAAQRRFFEEAADFGVKSGITVPVRAGFGRTVAFTLATDLLDQSTRGLVEEERDFVQLIGLYFHAHLAAKLRAPDPDRRTRSLLTQRQLQCLSWAAQGKGAMDIAVLVDIAPRTVIDHLEKARRKLGATTTAQCVAEALRRGLLS comes from the coding sequence ATGGCAACGATCGAAAGCGCGTTTGAGGAATTTGCGGACGCGATCCATGTCGCCGAAGACAGGCGCGGTTTTGAGCGCGTGGCGCGGCGGGTAGCGGAACGCCTTGGGTTTCGCTGGTTTGCCTATCTCTGCCAGGCAGGCGAGGTCACAACCGTCATATCGTCCTATCCGAAATCCTGGACGCGACGGTACGTCGAGCGCGAATATGCAAGGCTCGATCCGGTGATGCGCCGCGCGGCTGGTGCCCCCACGCTGTTCAGATGGGATGGCGCGTCGCCTCCGGGAGCGACCACGGCAGCGCAGCGCCGTTTCTTCGAGGAGGCGGCGGATTTCGGCGTCAAGTCCGGGATCACCGTGCCGGTCAGGGCAGGGTTCGGTCGAACGGTTGCCTTCACGCTGGCGACCGACTTGCTGGACCAATCGACCCGCGGCCTCGTCGAAGAAGAGCGGGACTTCGTTCAGTTGATAGGACTTTATTTCCATGCACATCTGGCCGCCAAGCTTCGCGCACCTGATCCCGATCGCCGGACGAGAAGCCTGCTGACGCAGCGTCAACTTCAGTGCCTGTCATGGGCAGCGCAGGGCAAGGGCGCGATGGATATCGCTGTTCTCGTCGATATCGCGCCTCGAACCGTCATCGATCATCTCGAGAAGGCGCGGCGCAAGCTCGGTGCGACGACGACGGCTCAGTGCGTTGCCGAAGCATTGCGGCGCGGCCTGTTGTCATGA
- a CDS encoding helix-turn-helix domain-containing protein gives MTKMEDKQPDKPFLNTAEAAAWLRLTKNTLEKMRVQGRGPAYRKHGRYVRYHIEDLMEFSQASKRRSTSDAD, from the coding sequence ATGACGAAAATGGAAGACAAGCAGCCCGACAAGCCGTTCCTGAATACGGCTGAGGCGGCCGCCTGGCTCAGGCTCACCAAGAACACGCTGGAGAAAATGCGCGTGCAAGGACGTGGGCCCGCTTACCGAAAGCACGGCCGCTACGTCCGCTATCACATCGAGGACCTCATGGAATTCTCGCAGGCCAGCAAGCGGAGGTCGACGTCCGATGCGGATTGA
- a CDS encoding S26 family signal peptidase, whose amino-acid sequence MRIDPHRPFRNGTILATICGGIVTLLVAFADRAPLLIYNASGSAPLGFYYLERRLPLRGELAVLRPPPSIELVIVAHEILPPKVPLLKQVAALAGEEVCRSRQPADAVSIGGKVVAGVQEKDHAGRPLPSWEGCMRLVDGEYFLLQPHPLSFDSRYFGPVLRCDILGVARPLWTWTSDS is encoded by the coding sequence ATGCGGATTGATCCACACCGTCCCTTCAGAAACGGCACAATCCTCGCAACCATATGCGGCGGTATCGTCACGCTGTTGGTCGCCTTTGCCGATCGGGCGCCTCTCCTGATCTACAATGCCTCCGGCAGCGCGCCGCTCGGCTTCTATTATCTTGAGCGGCGGCTGCCGTTGAGGGGAGAGCTTGCGGTGCTGCGGCCGCCGCCTTCGATCGAGCTCGTGATCGTCGCGCATGAGATCCTGCCGCCCAAAGTGCCGCTGCTCAAGCAGGTGGCCGCGCTCGCGGGCGAGGAGGTCTGCCGCTCAAGGCAACCGGCGGATGCGGTGTCGATCGGTGGCAAGGTCGTTGCCGGAGTGCAGGAGAAAGATCATGCAGGCCGGCCGCTGCCGTCCTGGGAGGGCTGCATGCGGCTCGTGGACGGGGAGTATTTTCTGCTTCAGCCGCATCCGCTCTCGTTCGATTCCAGGTATTTCGGGCCGGTTCTACGTTGTGACATTCTCGGCGTCGCTCGCCCGCTCTGGACGTGGACGTCGGATAGCTGA